A genomic region of candidate division TA06 bacterium contains the following coding sequences:
- a CDS encoding homoaconitate hydratase family protein: protein MGNTVIEKIIKNHTSDEVAPGKVVWMDLDLRSARDFGGANVVKNFEREYAGSSVGDRSKTFFTFDCVVPAKNVPYANNQQICRDFAEVQGIRVFDVDMGIGTHVLMEQGLVLPGLIVVGTDSHMNILGAVGAFGQGMGDQDIAFAFKTGKVWFEVPETVKVEVNGSYSPPSSAKDLILAVLNVLKTERALGKCIEFYGETIEELPLSGRITVASMATEMGAIAAFIPPGKEVLQFCGERSGKKKLTVMNADEDVSYADELAIDVEDLKPQISLPGRPDNVKPVDELAGTKVTSVFFGSCTNGRFDDFQTAANILKDNRVAAGVMAKAVPATKEVYGEMLKTGVLKILFEAGVIVSNPGCGGCASGQIGMTGAGEIQISTSNRNFAGKQGAGETYLASAATAAATAIKGQITNPLEFV from the coding sequence ATGGGCAATACTGTAATTGAGAAGATAATCAAGAATCATACGAGTGACGAGGTCGCACCGGGGAAGGTAGTGTGGATGGATCTCGATCTCAGGTCAGCGCGTGATTTTGGGGGCGCAAACGTCGTGAAGAATTTCGAACGCGAATATGCTGGAAGCAGTGTCGGGGATAGATCCAAAACCTTTTTCACCTTTGACTGCGTGGTGCCGGCAAAGAATGTGCCCTACGCCAACAACCAGCAGATCTGCAGGGACTTTGCAGAGGTGCAAGGGATAAGGGTTTTCGATGTCGACATGGGGATAGGGACACACGTCCTCATGGAACAGGGGCTGGTTCTGCCAGGTCTCATTGTTGTCGGCACCGACAGCCACATGAATATCCTCGGAGCCGTGGGAGCGTTTGGACAGGGAATGGGAGATCAAGACATTGCTTTTGCTTTCAAGACTGGGAAAGTCTGGTTTGAAGTCCCGGAGACTGTAAAGGTGGAGGTCAACGGTTCATATTCGCCTCCATCTTCGGCAAAGGATTTGATACTTGCTGTCTTGAACGTCTTGAAGACTGAGAGAGCGCTGGGCAAGTGCATTGAGTTCTATGGAGAGACCATAGAGGAATTGCCCCTCTCAGGAAGAATCACGGTTGCAAGCATGGCCACAGAAATGGGTGCAATAGCAGCCTTTATTCCACCTGGCAAGGAGGTTCTGCAGTTCTGTGGCGAGAGATCTGGCAAAAAGAAGTTGACTGTCATGAACGCGGACGAGGATGTCTCATATGCAGACGAACTGGCGATTGACGTTGAAGACCTCAAGCCCCAGATATCACTTCCAGGAAGGCCTGACAACGTGAAGCCTGTGGACGAGCTTGCGGGAACAAAAGTAACCTCAGTCTTCTTTGGTTCATGCACGAACGGCAGGTTCGACGATTTCCAAACTGCTGCCAACATACTCAAGGACAACAGGGTGGCTGCGGGTGTGATGGCCAAGGCGGTTCCAGCAACAAAAGAAGTCTATGGTGAAATGCTGAAAACCGGCGTTCTTAAAATCCTTTTTGAGGCAGGCGTCATAGTTTCCAATCCAGGTTGCGGGGGATGTGCCAGTGGACAGATAGGCATGACCGGTGCTGGCGAAATACAAATAAGCACGAGTAACCGCAACTTTGCAGGAAAGCAGGGGGCGGGGGAGACATACCTGGCAAGCGCTGCTACGGCGGCAGCGACTGCCATAAAAGGACAAATCACAAATCCACTGGAGTTTGTGTAG
- a CDS encoding HD domain-containing protein: MQLIECIPEFNLIQDAELREKCIRVWQRALEAGGWEMEALLKMPFTLLLEDAKVNIIEHTRLVTNICIAAKDHLKTAYLDSIQIKDDYVVACGLLHDVGKLLEIGQAEDGKFVKTKSGQLLRHPFSGVGLCYLEDIPEEIIHAVACHSKEGEGQRKTPEAIILHHADFITFETLT, translated from the coding sequence TTGCAGTTGATTGAGTGCATACCGGAGTTCAATCTGATTCAGGACGCAGAGCTCAGGGAGAAATGTATTCGTGTCTGGCAAAGAGCCCTGGAAGCCGGGGGCTGGGAAATGGAGGCTTTACTCAAGATGCCGTTCACGCTATTGCTGGAAGATGCAAAGGTTAACATCATAGAACATACCCGCCTGGTTACCAACATATGTATCGCAGCAAAGGACCATCTCAAGACGGCATATTTGGACTCTATCCAGATCAAGGATGACTACGTGGTTGCATGCGGTCTCTTGCACGATGTAGGGAAGCTTTTGGAAATTGGGCAAGCTGAGGATGGGAAGTTTGTGAAGACAAAATCCGGCCAACTTCTGAGACACCCATTTTCAGGCGTGGGCCTCTGTTACCTGGAAGACATACCAGAAGAGATAATCCATGCCGTGGCCTGCCATTCGAAAGAGGGCGAGGGTCAACGGAAAACTCCCGAGGCCATAATACTCCACCACGCTGACTTTATCACATTTGAAACACTGACGTGA
- a CDS encoding T9SS type A sorting domain-containing protein, with amino-acid sequence MAKLVLICVSMVLSGAMVAPLFAGFGDVVFQFEGPSGRPSGLCFDGQYICVVDSTSNIIYKYDPDSGDMVGSLILGAGWQIGGLGWDGAFFWMGEDFEKRINKINPVNGERLYFIDAPAESNQSVWGVAYGNGHVWSTNHSSPSAAYEQDPISGFVFTEFQAPGLEASGLAFDGSDVWIADTERDSIFRVSQTGTVETCFLAPGDQPKGLGFDGTYLWNVDAGTNLVYKIDISETGIEESNTLGPGTGISLSVYPNPFRLKTDIRLSMNGTTDMGQPIILRIYDSLGRLVCTCESDNGSFVWGGTDSQGKPVASGVYFFRVGAGSSSFSKAAYLIK; translated from the coding sequence ATGGCAAAACTCGTTCTCATATGTGTCTCCATGGTTCTTTCAGGTGCTATGGTGGCTCCACTATTTGCAGGGTTTGGGGATGTGGTCTTTCAGTTTGAGGGACCCAGCGGCAGGCCCTCAGGACTCTGCTTTGATGGTCAATACATTTGTGTTGTTGATAGTACCTCTAATATCATTTACAAGTACGATCCGGACAGCGGCGACATGGTCGGATCTCTGATTCTTGGTGCCGGTTGGCAAATAGGCGGGCTCGGTTGGGACGGCGCCTTTTTCTGGATGGGCGAAGATTTCGAAAAGCGCATCAATAAGATAAATCCAGTGAATGGGGAGAGGCTCTATTTTATCGACGCTCCCGCCGAATCAAACCAGAGCGTCTGGGGTGTGGCCTACGGGAATGGACATGTCTGGTCAACTAACCATTCCTCACCTTCAGCAGCATATGAACAGGATCCTATATCGGGATTCGTGTTCACGGAATTCCAGGCCCCGGGGCTAGAAGCCTCAGGGCTCGCCTTTGATGGTTCAGATGTGTGGATCGCTGACACTGAAAGAGATTCAATATTCAGAGTTTCACAAACCGGCACAGTTGAGACTTGCTTTCTCGCCCCGGGTGACCAGCCAAAAGGGCTTGGTTTTGATGGTACTTACCTCTGGAATGTGGATGCAGGTACGAATCTGGTTTACAAGATTGACATTTCAGAGACAGGCATTGAAGAATCAAACACCCTGGGTCCAGGTACTGGGATCAGTCTTAGTGTCTATCCGAACCCGTTCAGGCTCAAGACCGACATCAGGCTGAGCATGAATGGCACTACGGATATGGGACAACCCATCATTCTCCGCATATATGACTCACTTGGCCGCCTGGTCTGTACATGTGAATCGGACAATGGCTCGTTTGTGTGGGGAGGAACAGATTCTCAGGGCAAGCCCGTCGCTTCCGGCGTTTACTTCTTCAGGGTCGGCGCGGGCAGTAGCTCGTTTTCAAAGGCGGCCTACCTCATCAAGTAG
- a CDS encoding 3-isopropylmalate dehydratase, with protein MARPKNIKGKVWVIAGKDGLLVHDIDTDQIFHNSHLAVTDIEKMGQYAFGNLKGWEGFPEKVGKSDIIVVGKNFGCGSSRQQAVDCFRSLGVSAVVAISFGAIYKRNAVNSGLAILAIPSMEVKPPLQSGDEIELDLESGNVTDLTRKVVIQGNSASKVELDIYEAGGLFAYGRTLKT; from the coding sequence GTGGCCAGGCCGAAAAACATAAAGGGGAAAGTATGGGTGATCGCTGGCAAGGACGGCCTTCTCGTACATGATATCGATACGGACCAGATTTTCCACAACTCACACCTTGCGGTCACAGACATAGAAAAGATGGGCCAGTACGCCTTTGGCAATCTGAAGGGTTGGGAGGGGTTTCCAGAAAAAGTGGGGAAGAGTGACATAATTGTTGTCGGCAAGAACTTCGGATGCGGTTCCTCGAGACAACAGGCAGTCGACTGCTTTCGCAGTCTTGGCGTTTCTGCTGTAGTTGCGATCTCATTCGGAGCCATCTACAAGAGGAATGCAGTGAATAGCGGGCTTGCGATACTGGCAATCCCTTCAATGGAAGTGAAACCTCCTCTTCAGAGTGGTGATGAGATAGAGTTGGATCTGGAATCGGGCAATGTGACTGATTTGACAAGGAAGGTTGTCATTCAAGGCAATTCTGCATCCAAGGTAGAGCTGGACATATATGAAGCGGGAGGCCTGTTCGCGTACGGCCGGACACTTAAGACGTAA
- a CDS encoding bifunctional phosphoglucose/phosphomannose isomerase, translating to MERLDDPGYITKLDKSKMRMLIGNLPDQFSMASKSFQEAKLNLKARFSSVVVAGMGGSAIGGDLVSAYLSSNLPAPVWVVRNYEVPSFVTRNTLLIAVSYSGNTEETLSAFEDGKRKRARIVCIASGGSLTEIAKSESIPFLTVPRGMPPRCAIGFLSTSILLSIGLAFDVSGLTTELEEVGDVLKKMKNVLEPDNPVKKNPAKKIAGKLAHKLPFVYSSSRMTDPVARRWSTQINENAKSLCHYSSLPELDHNEIVGWGIPREVSYASHVLFLDPGNLSEKLRRRLAVTKEIISQMAEVESLTASGTGNLARLFSLVFLGDYVSFYLAMLNGVDPTPIERIDLLKKRLKEGH from the coding sequence TTGGAAAGACTGGATGATCCCGGGTATATTACCAAGCTCGATAAATCCAAGATGCGGATGCTCATTGGCAACCTGCCTGACCAATTCTCTATGGCAAGCAAGAGCTTTCAGGAAGCCAAATTGAACTTGAAAGCACGCTTCAGTTCGGTGGTCGTAGCCGGGATGGGTGGTTCGGCCATTGGCGGGGATTTGGTCAGTGCATATCTCTCCTCGAACCTTCCTGCACCGGTTTGGGTGGTCAGGAATTATGAAGTACCATCCTTCGTAACCAGGAATACACTTCTTATTGCCGTGAGCTATTCTGGCAACACAGAGGAGACTCTGAGCGCTTTTGAGGATGGTAAGAGAAAGAGAGCTCGGATTGTGTGCATAGCAAGTGGGGGCAGTCTCACGGAAATTGCAAAATCGGAGTCAATCCCCTTCTTGACCGTTCCTAGGGGGATGCCACCCAGGTGTGCAATCGGGTTTCTTAGCACTTCTATTCTACTATCTATCGGCCTCGCCTTTGACGTTTCGGGACTTACAACCGAGCTTGAAGAAGTGGGAGATGTCCTGAAGAAAATGAAGAATGTTCTTGAACCTGATAACCCAGTGAAGAAGAACCCTGCCAAGAAAATAGCTGGAAAGCTGGCACACAAACTGCCGTTCGTATACTCCTCGAGCAGAATGACCGACCCGGTCGCAAGAAGATGGTCGACTCAGATCAACGAGAATGCAAAGAGTCTATGCCATTACAGCAGTCTGCCTGAGCTTGACCACAATGAAATCGTCGGTTGGGGGATTCCGAGGGAAGTCTCGTACGCTTCCCATGTCCTGTTTCTTGATCCTGGCAACCTCTCTGAGAAACTAAGGAGAAGGCTTGCGGTTACGAAGGAGATCATCTCCCAGATGGCCGAAGTGGAGAGCTTGACGGCCAGCGGAACTGGGAACCTTGCCAGGCTCTTCTCTCTGGTTTTCCTGGGTGACTATGTCAGTTTCTATCTGGCAATGCTGAACGGGGTGGACCCGACTCCCATAGAGCGTATTGATCTCTTGAAGAAAAGGCTCAAGGAAGGACACTGA
- a CDS encoding 3-isopropylmalate dehydratase small subunit: protein MGKVWKYGNDVNTDVIFPGKYTYTVTDPQEIAGHALEDLDPDFAGKVEKGDIIVAGSNFGCGSSREQAASCLKYAGVEGVIAESFARIFYRNAINFGLPAIVCPDAAGTLKPGEIIEIDLVSGEIRAKDKVYEFVPFPEFIMEIIRDGGLLAHIKKELETNG, encoded by the coding sequence GTGGGCAAAGTCTGGAAGTACGGCAATGACGTTAACACAGACGTAATCTTTCCTGGTAAGTACACCTACACTGTTACTGATCCACAGGAGATAGCAGGCCACGCGCTGGAAGACCTGGATCCGGATTTTGCAGGCAAGGTCGAGAAGGGCGATATAATAGTCGCGGGCAGCAACTTCGGGTGCGGTTCATCCAGAGAGCAGGCCGCGTCCTGCCTTAAATACGCTGGAGTTGAAGGAGTCATCGCAGAGTCTTTCGCCAGGATATTCTACAGGAATGCAATCAACTTCGGACTTCCCGCGATAGTATGCCCTGACGCGGCCGGAACTCTGAAGCCCGGTGAAATCATCGAAATTGACCTGGTCAGTGGAGAGATACGCGCCAAAGACAAGGTCTATGAGTTTGTTCCGTTTCCGGAATTCATAATGGAAATAATAAGAGATGGCGGTTTGCTGGCCCATATCAAGAAGGAGCTGGAAACAAATGGCTAA
- a CDS encoding isocitrate/isopropylmalate dehydrogenase family protein encodes MAKHRIAVLPGDGIGKDVMEAAMIVLKALKLDTEYVYGDVGWEFWCHEGEPLPQRTIDMMKTTECCLFGAITSKPREEAAKEIDPELADKGYVYFSPIVRLRQEFDLYTNMRPCKAYPGNPLNYRDGIDLVVFRENTEGLYCGVEFQPLPEKLKALLLEKHKKMSKFKDVDCEDIALSCRIFTRKGCQRILKSAFNYAKKNGRKTVTVVEKPNVIRETSGLMVGEARKMASEYPGVELWEANIDAMCMWLVKNPQDYGVLVSSNMFGDIISDLCGQLVGGLGFSPSANIGDDYALFEPTHGSAPKYAGQYKVNPTAMLISTKLMLEHIGEQEMSNKLEDSIAAVIRAEKVRTYDMGGKNTTLEVAEEVARNL; translated from the coding sequence ATGGCTAAACATAGAATTGCAGTCCTTCCAGGTGACGGAATCGGAAAAGATGTGATGGAAGCGGCAATGATCGTCCTGAAAGCCCTGAAGCTAGATACTGAGTATGTTTACGGAGATGTTGGATGGGAATTCTGGTGTCATGAGGGTGAACCTCTTCCTCAGAGAACAATAGACATGATGAAGACGACTGAGTGCTGTCTTTTTGGGGCCATAACCTCCAAGCCGAGGGAAGAGGCCGCGAAGGAGATTGATCCTGAGCTCGCAGACAAGGGGTACGTCTACTTCAGCCCAATCGTCAGATTGAGGCAGGAGTTTGATCTGTATACAAACATGAGACCCTGCAAGGCATATCCTGGCAATCCCCTGAACTACAGAGATGGTATTGACCTTGTCGTGTTTCGTGAAAACACAGAAGGACTATACTGCGGTGTTGAGTTCCAGCCGCTGCCCGAGAAATTGAAGGCCCTTCTTCTCGAAAAGCACAAGAAGATGTCGAAATTCAAGGATGTTGATTGTGAAGACATAGCATTGTCTTGCAGGATATTCACCAGGAAAGGGTGCCAGAGGATCCTGAAGAGCGCGTTCAATTATGCGAAGAAGAATGGCAGGAAGACCGTGACAGTCGTCGAAAAACCGAACGTGATCCGTGAGACGAGCGGGCTGATGGTGGGAGAAGCGAGGAAGATGGCGTCTGAGTATCCGGGAGTGGAACTGTGGGAAGCAAACATTGACGCCATGTGTATGTGGCTTGTCAAGAATCCTCAAGACTACGGTGTTCTTGTCTCTTCGAACATGTTCGGGGATATAATCTCTGACCTTTGCGGACAGCTTGTTGGCGGACTGGGGTTCTCCCCGAGCGCGAACATAGGTGACGATTACGCGTTGTTCGAACCGACACATGGGTCAGCACCAAAGTATGCAGGCCAGTACAAAGTTAATCCAACTGCCATGCTCATATCCACGAAGCTGATGCTCGAACACATAGGTGAGCAGGAGATGTCAAACAAGCTTGAAGATTCAATTGCAGCTGTTATCAGGGCGGAGAAGGTGCGGACGTACGATATGGGAGGAAAGAACACTACACTTGAGGTTGCAGAAGAGGTAGCAAGAAACCTTTAG
- a CDS encoding 3-isopropylmalate dehydratase large subunit, which translates to MGRTFAEKVLAENAGLDSAKAGEIVDARPDFVLSHDNTADISRKFLSIGTDKVWDPNRIVIVLDHCVPAATEKYALNHKVIRDFVQQQDITNFYDINSGVCHQVMVERGHALPGSLVLGADSHTTSYGALGAFSAGVGRSEVAAIYATGRLWLRVPQTMRIQISGKLSERVSPKDLILYIIGELGADAAIYKAVEFAGETISDLSVGGRMTLCNMGAEMGAKIAYVAPDDRIFDWLQTRTNTGYKVVVSDGDAEYEKTVEFDVGSLVPQVACPHTVDNVKPVNELRDVKIDQVLIGTCTNGRVEDLKEAAEILEGKSLGKGMRLLVFPASTEVYREALSEGIIETLSESGAVIMNPGCGPCLGAHEGALAPGEVCLSTANRNFKGRMGCKDAQVYLASPATAAATALRGVITDPRDL; encoded by the coding sequence TTGGGGAGAACCTTTGCTGAGAAGGTTTTGGCAGAGAATGCAGGGCTCGATTCAGCGAAGGCAGGAGAGATCGTTGATGCCAGGCCCGATTTTGTACTGTCTCATGACAACACGGCAGACATATCCAGGAAGTTCCTCTCCATCGGCACAGATAAGGTCTGGGATCCGAACCGCATAGTCATCGTTCTCGACCACTGTGTTCCTGCGGCTACTGAGAAGTATGCTCTCAACCACAAAGTAATAAGGGATTTTGTACAGCAGCAGGACATAACCAACTTCTACGATATCAACTCGGGTGTGTGCCATCAGGTCATGGTTGAGAGGGGGCACGCCCTCCCTGGAAGCCTCGTCCTGGGTGCTGATTCCCATACAACCTCTTATGGTGCACTTGGCGCTTTTTCCGCAGGGGTGGGAAGGAGCGAAGTTGCTGCCATCTACGCGACTGGCAGATTATGGTTGAGAGTTCCTCAGACAATGAGAATTCAGATAAGCGGTAAACTGTCCGAGAGAGTCTCTCCCAAAGATCTAATTCTATACATTATTGGGGAGCTTGGCGCTGACGCTGCTATCTATAAAGCAGTCGAGTTTGCTGGTGAGACAATTAGCGATCTATCTGTTGGTGGGAGGATGACGCTCTGCAACATGGGCGCGGAGATGGGAGCGAAGATAGCCTACGTAGCACCGGACGACAGGATCTTTGACTGGCTACAAACACGTACAAATACTGGATATAAAGTGGTCGTTTCTGATGGGGATGCTGAATACGAGAAGACGGTGGAGTTTGATGTGGGGAGTCTTGTTCCTCAAGTAGCTTGTCCACATACGGTAGACAACGTCAAGCCGGTAAATGAGTTAAGAGACGTCAAGATTGACCAAGTTCTGATAGGGACATGCACAAATGGGAGGGTAGAAGACCTGAAGGAGGCTGCGGAGATCCTGGAGGGTAAGTCCTTAGGCAAGGGGATGAGGCTCCTCGTATTTCCTGCATCAACTGAGGTTTACAGGGAAGCGCTGAGTGAGGGGATAATAGAAACGCTCAGTGAGAGCGGAGCTGTAATCATGAACCCTGGCTGCGGGCCATGTCTTGGTGCTCATGAGGGTGCGCTTGCGCCAGGAGAGGTTTGTTTGAGCACAGCGAACCGTAATTTCAAAGGGAGGATGGGCTGCAAAGATGCCCAAGTCTACCTCGCAAGCCCGGCAACTGCAGCGGCAACGGCCTTGAGGGGAGTAATCACTGACCCGAGGGATCTCTGA
- a CDS encoding HPr family phosphocarrier protein, producing MTERKVKIINKLGLHARPAAMLVKTAGKYKSEVTLSKDDMEVNAKSIMGVMMLAAEKGSIVTIRAEGEDEAEVVDALVGLVERKFDED from the coding sequence TTGACAGAGAGAAAGGTCAAGATTATCAATAAGTTAGGCTTACACGCCCGGCCTGCCGCCATGCTCGTCAAGACCGCAGGAAAATACAAGTCCGAGGTGACGCTTTCAAAAGACGACATGGAAGTGAATGCCAAATCAATAATGGGAGTCATGATGCTGGCTGCGGAGAAGGGGAGCATTGTGACCATAAGGGCAGAAGGAGAGGACGAGGCAGAGGTAGTGGATGCCCTGGTTGGGCTTGTGGAAAGGAAGTTTGATGAGGACTAG
- the ptsP gene encoding phosphoenolpyruvate--protein phosphotransferase produces the protein MPWLGLWKGSLMRTRREKVLRGLCASPGIAVGEVYMVDRENPSVAAKSIDNDKIDSEIEKFHRAITEAKAELTELKTKVSEDLGDGHAMFLDAQLLVLDDVAVIKDTENKIRKERRNAESVFYDTVHRAIKRLSSVGDSYLRERSADLEDVSRRVLCHLDRSCVLSFALPEKEVVVVADNLSPSDTAKLHGHQVLGFATQHGGTTSHAAIMARALEIPAVVGLTHELKDIQDGDRMIVDGNRGIVIVNPKEPTLRNYEQDKKRYERFCERLMLLKDQPATTFDGRSVELSGNIEMPGEVTTAIARGAKGIGLYRTEFLFLATEKPPSEEEQYAAYATVAERVYPESVIIRTLDIGGDKITENISEPNPFMGWRAIRISLSEIEFFKQQLRAILRASVKENVKIMFPMISMIEELRQARSILEETKVELRKRGIPFHDKIEVGIMVETPAAALSATHLAKECDFFSIGSNDLTQYTIAVDRTNERVAYLYEPLHPAVLKLIKMTIDAGHDNDIWVGVCGEMAGDPLAVPVLIGLDVDELSTSPIVLLETKKIIRGIHSDEARAMAEKVMLLNSPEEIRSYLREQLERKFPDLAKVLFDDGED, from the coding sequence ATGCCCTGGTTGGGCTTGTGGAAAGGAAGTTTGATGAGGACTAGGCGGGAAAAGGTTCTTAGAGGTCTGTGCGCGTCACCAGGGATAGCTGTTGGTGAGGTGTACATGGTCGACAGAGAAAATCCTTCTGTTGCCGCCAAGTCCATAGATAATGACAAGATTGATTCGGAAATCGAAAAGTTTCACCGCGCGATAACTGAGGCTAAGGCTGAGCTCACCGAGCTGAAGACGAAAGTTTCTGAAGACCTGGGTGATGGTCATGCGATGTTCCTTGATGCTCAATTACTCGTGCTGGATGACGTGGCTGTAATCAAGGATACCGAAAATAAGATCAGAAAGGAACGGAGAAACGCAGAATCTGTTTTCTATGATACAGTCCATCGGGCGATAAAAAGGCTGTCGAGTGTTGGTGATAGTTATCTGAGAGAGAGGTCTGCGGACCTGGAAGACGTCTCCAGGAGAGTTCTCTGCCATCTTGACCGCTCTTGTGTACTTAGCTTTGCCCTCCCAGAGAAAGAGGTTGTTGTCGTTGCTGACAACCTGAGCCCTTCTGACACGGCAAAGCTTCACGGCCACCAGGTTCTTGGTTTTGCGACCCAGCACGGTGGAACGACATCGCACGCAGCCATAATGGCCAGAGCCCTTGAGATTCCAGCAGTGGTTGGTCTGACGCATGAGTTGAAAGACATTCAGGATGGGGACAGAATGATTGTTGATGGCAATAGAGGGATAGTCATCGTCAATCCTAAGGAACCTACCCTTAGAAACTATGAGCAGGATAAGAAAAGATATGAGCGGTTCTGTGAACGCCTTATGCTTCTCAAAGATCAGCCCGCCACCACGTTCGATGGGCGTTCGGTCGAACTTTCCGGTAATATCGAAATGCCCGGGGAGGTGACTACCGCTATCGCCCGGGGAGCCAAGGGCATAGGCCTGTACAGGACGGAGTTCCTTTTCCTTGCCACTGAAAAGCCACCCAGTGAGGAAGAGCAGTACGCGGCATACGCCACGGTCGCAGAAAGGGTCTATCCAGAATCTGTGATAATCAGGACCCTGGACATTGGCGGAGACAAAATTACAGAGAATATCAGCGAGCCAAACCCATTCATGGGGTGGAGGGCTATCAGGATATCTCTGTCGGAGATTGAGTTCTTCAAGCAGCAACTCCGGGCGATCCTTCGGGCCAGCGTGAAAGAAAATGTAAAGATAATGTTTCCCATGATCTCCATGATTGAAGAACTGAGGCAGGCGAGGTCAATTCTTGAAGAAACCAAAGTTGAACTACGGAAGAGGGGCATTCCTTTTCACGACAAGATAGAAGTTGGCATAATGGTCGAGACGCCTGCTGCAGCGCTCTCTGCAACTCACCTTGCCAAGGAATGCGACTTCTTCTCAATTGGTTCGAACGACCTGACCCAATACACTATTGCCGTTGATCGTACAAACGAACGAGTAGCCTACCTCTACGAGCCTCTGCATCCGGCTGTGCTCAAACTGATCAAAATGACGATTGACGCTGGTCACGATAACGACATCTGGGTCGGAGTGTGCGGCGAAATGGCTGGAGATCCGCTGGCTGTTCCCGTTCTCATTGGTCTGGACGTGGACGAGCTTTCTACCAGCCCCATCGTTCTACTCGAGACGAAGAAGATTATAAGAGGAATACACTCGGATGAAGCGAGGGCCATGGCTGAGAAAGTCATGTTGCTCAACAGTCCGGAAGAAATCAGATCATACCTTAGAGAACAACTCGAGCGGAAGTTTCCCGATCTGGCAAAGGTTCTCTTTGACGACGGAGAAGATTAA
- a CDS encoding nucleotidyl transferase → MGKLEVVIPVAGVGKRLRPHTYSMPKALIHVAGKPILGHILDEVESLRPSKVVLVVGHAASMIKEYVKKKRNSVYKFVHQPQPKGIGHAVSLAGQELSGGPLLIILGDTIFKTDLKRVISKRKNAIGVKRVSDPSRFGVVEVQGGRIRRVIEKPKRPTSNLAIVGIYYIEDSRVLLEELDRLVSSGKSTKGEFQFTDGLAGMVKRGLRLGTFKVEGWYDCGTVKATLDANVSLLELSGGNRRRFKDSVVLKPSYVDRSATILRSVIGPHTTVAKGAVIIDSAVRSSIVEAGARIENTILERSLVGRAARIEGKAASVNASELSKLSYL, encoded by the coding sequence ATGGGCAAACTGGAAGTTGTCATACCTGTCGCAGGCGTGGGCAAGCGGCTCAGACCTCATACCTACTCCATGCCCAAGGCGCTTATCCATGTGGCAGGGAAGCCCATTCTGGGGCACATCCTGGACGAGGTGGAAAGCCTGAGACCATCAAAGGTGGTCCTGGTGGTCGGCCACGCGGCCAGCATGATAAAGGAGTACGTGAAAAAAAAGAGAAATAGCGTATACAAATTCGTACACCAGCCTCAGCCAAAGGGGATTGGCCACGCCGTATCGCTTGCCGGACAGGAGCTGAGTGGTGGCCCTCTTCTCATAATACTTGGTGATACAATATTCAAGACAGACCTCAAGCGCGTGATAAGCAAAAGAAAAAACGCGATAGGGGTTAAGCGAGTGAGTGATCCGTCCCGCTTCGGAGTTGTTGAGGTGCAGGGAGGGAGGATCAGAAGGGTCATCGAAAAGCCAAAAAGACCAACGAGCAACCTGGCCATAGTAGGAATATACTACATCGAGGACTCCCGCGTGCTGCTGGAAGAGCTGGACAGGCTGGTCTCTTCTGGAAAGAGCACAAAGGGTGAGTTCCAATTCACAGATGGTCTCGCGGGAATGGTGAAGAGAGGTCTGCGCCTTGGAACCTTCAAGGTGGAAGGATGGTATGACTGCGGCACCGTCAAGGCAACTCTGGATGCCAATGTGAGTCTGTTGGAGCTCTCAGGGGGGAACAGGCGCCGCTTCAAAGATTCGGTTGTGCTGAAGCCCAGTTATGTGGACAGGTCGGCAACGATACTGCGGTCGGTCATTGGCCCTCATACGACCGTCGCCAAAGGGGCTGTTATAATAGACTCGGCTGTAAGAAGCTCCATCGTCGAAGCCGGAGCCAGGATAGAGAACACCATACTGGAACGCTCGCTCGTTGGTCGTGCGGCACGGATTGAGGGAAAGGCAGCAAGCGTGAACGCTTCTGAGCTTTCCAAGCTGTCTTATCTATAG